Proteins from one Amycolatopsis benzoatilytica AK 16/65 genomic window:
- a CDS encoding DUF3159 domain-containing protein, giving the protein MTDETPKPPARESLTQILGGRRGAIDASVPPVAFVVGWLAAGQSIAWGAGAAIAVAVLLGAYRLIRGDKARAVVVSLAAVVIAALIAMHTGRAEDFFLLQLFSNAASALLFAASIAVRWPLLGVIVGLLIGQKSRWRRDPALLRSYSWASGVWVLQYLLRVVVYGLLWWTGQVVALGVARTVLSWPLVAATVAVSGWVLYRTLPAGHPGLRLAEDPGAAGSGTGPRT; this is encoded by the coding sequence GTGACAGACGAGACCCCGAAGCCGCCGGCGCGGGAGTCGCTCACCCAGATTCTCGGCGGACGGCGGGGTGCGATCGACGCGAGCGTCCCGCCGGTCGCGTTCGTCGTCGGCTGGCTCGCGGCCGGGCAATCGATTGCCTGGGGTGCCGGAGCGGCGATCGCGGTGGCCGTGCTGCTCGGCGCGTACCGGCTGATCCGCGGCGACAAAGCGCGGGCGGTAGTGGTGAGCCTGGCCGCGGTGGTGATCGCGGCGTTGATCGCGATGCACACCGGCCGCGCGGAGGACTTCTTCCTGCTGCAGCTGTTCTCGAACGCGGCGAGCGCGCTGCTGTTCGCGGCGAGTATCGCGGTGCGCTGGCCGCTGCTGGGCGTGATCGTCGGGCTGCTGATCGGGCAGAAGAGCCGGTGGCGGCGCGACCCGGCGCTGCTGCGCTCGTATTCGTGGGCGAGCGGCGTGTGGGTGCTGCAGTACTTGCTGCGCGTCGTGGTCTACGGCCTGCTGTGGTGGACCGGGCAGGTGGTTGCGCTCGGAGTGGCGCGCACGGTGCTTTCCTGGCCGCTGGTGGCGGCGACGGTGGCGGTGAGCGGCTGGGTGCTCTACCGGACCTTGCCTGCCGGTCACCCGGGCCTTCGACTGGCGGAAGACCCGGGTGCGGCGGGGTCCGGAACCGGACCTCGGACGTAA
- a CDS encoding GntR family transcriptional regulator gives MLETPPAGEAGTAARGQREPKYWALKQHLLDLLDAMPPGSPIPTERALAGEFTVSRTTVRQALADLTAEGRLHRVQGKGTFAAEPKLAQRLQLSSYTEDMRKQGLKPSSQLLEMEELPVEGEMAKLLQIRNGAKILRLRRLRLADGQPMALETTHLPLGRFRGLRKHITAGGSLYAVLREHYGVELERAEETIETSLAGPQEAEILGADVGMPVMMLTRHSFATDGKPVEFARAVYRGDRYKFVTTLLP, from the coding sequence ATGCTGGAGACACCCCCCGCGGGCGAGGCGGGGACTGCTGCGCGCGGGCAGCGCGAACCCAAGTACTGGGCGCTGAAGCAGCATCTGCTCGACTTGCTGGACGCCATGCCGCCGGGATCGCCGATCCCGACCGAGCGCGCGCTGGCCGGCGAGTTCACCGTGTCGCGCACGACGGTGCGCCAGGCGCTGGCGGACCTCACCGCGGAGGGCAGGCTCCACCGGGTCCAGGGCAAGGGCACGTTCGCCGCGGAACCGAAGCTCGCCCAGCGGCTGCAGCTGTCCTCCTACACCGAGGACATGCGCAAGCAGGGCCTGAAGCCGTCGTCGCAGCTGCTGGAAATGGAAGAGCTGCCGGTCGAAGGCGAAATGGCGAAACTTCTTCAGATTCGCAACGGGGCAAAGATTCTTCGGCTGCGCCGGCTCCGGCTGGCCGACGGCCAGCCGATGGCACTCGAGACCACGCACCTGCCGCTGGGCCGGTTCCGCGGCCTGCGCAAGCACATCACCGCGGGCGGTTCGCTGTACGCGGTGTTGCGCGAGCACTACGGCGTGGAGCTGGAACGAGCCGAGGAGACCATCGAGACCTCGCTGGCCGGGCCGCAGGAAGCGGAAATCCTCGGCGCGGACGTCGGCATGCCGGTGATGATGCTGACCCGGCATTCGTTCGCCACCGACGGCAAGCCGGTCGAGTTCGCCCGCGCGGTCTACCGCGGCGACCGGTACAAGTTCGTCACCACGCTGCTGCCCTGA
- a CDS encoding N-acetylglucosamine kinase, protein MTLVVGVDAGGTSTRAIAVDSAGVVHGTGTAAGANPNSHPPAEAAARIAGAIEHALAGERDVAGVVVGMAGESKLSDPAVAAEFSAAWERIGLSGRVRTVNDAEVAYASATSEPDGTVLVAGTGSIAGRVRDRRMVRSSGGHGWLLGDEGSGFWLGREAVRATLAALEGDGPLDGLPEAVLAEAFGPSGVDLSDRAAAMWALVTRANAEPPIRLARYAPFVSAAAAAGEPGATEIVARGATELVRVARATREPGEKTPVVLVGSVLAEDSPVGTRVRAEFAGLTVLTSSDGVLGAAWLAAVDAWGEDTPRPSRRVNATKT, encoded by the coding sequence GTGACCCTCGTCGTAGGCGTGGACGCCGGCGGCACGTCGACCCGGGCGATCGCGGTCGACTCGGCCGGCGTCGTGCACGGCACCGGCACCGCGGCGGGTGCGAACCCCAACTCGCACCCGCCCGCGGAGGCGGCCGCCCGGATCGCCGGGGCGATCGAACACGCGTTGGCCGGCGAGCGGGACGTCGCCGGCGTCGTCGTCGGCATGGCAGGCGAAAGCAAGCTGTCCGACCCCGCGGTCGCCGCGGAGTTCAGCGCGGCGTGGGAGCGGATCGGCCTCAGCGGCCGGGTTCGTACCGTCAACGACGCCGAAGTGGCTTACGCGTCGGCAACGTCCGAACCGGACGGAACCGTGCTCGTCGCCGGGACCGGCTCGATCGCGGGCCGCGTCCGCGATCGCCGGATGGTCCGCAGTTCCGGTGGCCACGGCTGGCTTCTCGGCGACGAAGGCTCCGGTTTCTGGCTCGGTCGCGAAGCCGTCCGAGCCACGCTCGCCGCGCTGGAGGGCGACGGACCGCTCGACGGGTTGCCCGAGGCGGTCCTGGCCGAGGCGTTCGGACCGTCCGGAGTGGACTTGTCCGATCGCGCCGCCGCGATGTGGGCGCTTGTCACCCGCGCCAATGCGGAGCCGCCGATCCGGCTGGCGCGCTACGCGCCGTTCGTGAGCGCCGCCGCCGCGGCCGGGGAACCGGGAGCGACCGAAATTGTTGCCCGGGGTGCAACGGAACTCGTGCGGGTCGCCCGCGCCACGCGCGAGCCGGGAGAAAAAACTCCGGTCGTCCTCGTCGGCAGCGTGCTCGCCGAAGACAGCCCGGTAGGCACCCGGGTACGCGCGGAATTCGCCGGTCTTACCGTCTTGACCAGCTCCGATGGCGTGCTCGGGGCGGCCTGGCTCGCCGCCGTCGACGCGTGGGGCGAGGACACCCCAAGACCATCCCGACGGGTGAATGCCACCAAAACTTGA
- a CDS encoding MFS transporter, whose product MTAPGGTSIRWGTSAARGVLWTTILGSGMAMLDGTIVNVALPRIGEELGASVAGLQWILDGYLLALAALILVAGSLGDRYGRRRVYLVGVVWFGLASGLCAAATSTGMLVAFRVLQGVGGALLTPGSLAILQSSFAHDDRARAIGAWSGLGGIAAAVGPLLGGLLVQAWSWRLAFLINVPLAVVVVLMARRFVPESRDTAATGHPDYFAAAVGAVGLAGLTGALVEAPVHGAGDPVVLSALAVGVAGLAVFLWLQHRAAEPLVPPMLFRDRTFTLSNALTFVVYAALGGVMMLLVLQLQVSLGYSPTLAGLAGLPITVIMLLLSGRSGALAQRIGPRLQLVAGPIVVGAGMLLLTRVEPGSSYLGSVLPAVVVFGLGLATVVAPVTATVLAAAPDRYAGVASGVNNAIARSGGLLAVAVLPAAAGLTGSAYRDPVALTAGWRTALVICAVLAIAGGLIALGIHNGVLGSSAAEPDESPHPGECLHCGVEGPPTHVHPGGRH is encoded by the coding sequence GTGACCGCGCCGGGCGGAACGAGCATCCGCTGGGGCACGTCCGCCGCCCGCGGCGTGCTCTGGACGACGATCCTCGGGTCGGGCATGGCCATGCTCGACGGCACCATCGTGAACGTCGCGCTGCCGCGGATCGGCGAGGAGCTGGGAGCTTCGGTAGCCGGGCTGCAGTGGATCCTCGACGGCTACCTGCTGGCGCTGGCCGCGCTGATCCTGGTCGCCGGGTCACTGGGCGACCGCTACGGCAGGCGGCGGGTCTACCTGGTCGGCGTGGTCTGGTTCGGCCTCGCGTCCGGGCTGTGCGCGGCGGCGACGTCCACCGGGATGCTGGTGGCGTTCCGGGTGCTGCAAGGCGTCGGCGGTGCCCTGCTCACGCCTGGGTCGCTGGCGATCCTGCAGTCGTCCTTCGCGCACGACGACCGGGCCCGCGCGATCGGGGCCTGGTCCGGTCTCGGCGGGATCGCGGCCGCGGTCGGGCCGCTGCTCGGCGGGCTGCTGGTGCAGGCGTGGTCGTGGCGGCTGGCGTTCCTGATCAATGTGCCGCTCGCGGTGGTCGTGGTGCTGATGGCGCGCCGGTTCGTGCCGGAATCGCGGGACACCGCCGCCACCGGGCACCCGGACTACTTCGCCGCCGCGGTCGGCGCGGTGGGCCTGGCCGGGCTGACCGGCGCGCTGGTCGAGGCGCCGGTGCACGGGGCCGGCGACCCGGTGGTGCTGAGCGCGCTGGCGGTCGGGGTCGCCGGGCTTGCGGTGTTCCTCTGGCTCCAGCACCGGGCGGCCGAGCCGCTGGTGCCGCCCATGCTGTTCCGCGACCGCACGTTCACCCTGTCGAACGCGCTGACCTTCGTGGTTTACGCGGCGCTCGGCGGCGTGATGATGCTGCTGGTGCTGCAGCTGCAGGTCTCGCTGGGCTACTCGCCGACGCTGGCCGGGCTCGCCGGCCTTCCGATCACGGTCATCATGCTGCTGCTGTCCGGCCGCTCGGGCGCGCTGGCACAGCGGATCGGGCCGCGGCTGCAGCTGGTGGCCGGTCCGATCGTGGTCGGGGCCGGAATGTTGTTGCTGACGCGGGTGGAACCGGGTTCGTCGTATCTCGGTTCGGTGCTGCCCGCGGTGGTCGTGTTCGGACTCGGACTGGCCACTGTGGTCGCTCCGGTGACCGCGACGGTGCTCGCCGCGGCCCCCGACCGGTACGCCGGGGTCGCCTCCGGCGTCAACAATGCGATAGCCCGTTCGGGTGGACTTCTTGCGGTCGCGGTGTTGCCCGCGGCCGCCGGGCTGACCGGATCGGCCTACCGGGATCCGGTCGCGCTGACCGCCGGATGGCGTACCGCGCTCGTGATCTGCGCGGTCCTGGCGATCGCCGGCGGGCTTATCGCGTTAGGAATTCACAACGGGGTGCTGGGTTCGTCGGCCGCGGAACCGGATGAATCGCCGCATCCCGGCGAGTGTCTGCACTGTGGGGTCGAGGGCCCGCCGACGCACGTCCATCCGGGCGGCCGGCACTGA
- a CDS encoding SIS domain-containing protein: MTQLRPGEHMAAEISEQPGILAGLVERRSGIAEVAGQIAKNPPRFALLAARGSSDHGALYAKYLIEVLLGLPAGLVSPSTATLYGARPDLRDVLFITVSQSGGSPDLIEVTETARRQGALTVSVTNTPDSPLSAAAELGVDIGAGVEKAVAATKTYSATLMALYLFIDAIRGGKGEDAENIGELAQQTLDGAVEGVQRAVDRYRFVDRVLTTGRGYSYATALEASLKLAETSYLAARAYSGADLLHGPVAAVNGETAVLAATSVGRGGEATREVLQAVTERGADVLAVGSASGEMPAALRIPVAPTAEELAPVLEILPIQRIALGLSLARGGNPDNPRGLLKVTKTR, translated from the coding sequence ATGACCCAACTACGCCCCGGCGAGCACATGGCCGCGGAAATCTCGGAGCAGCCCGGCATTCTGGCCGGACTGGTCGAGCGGCGGTCCGGGATCGCGGAGGTCGCCGGGCAGATCGCCAAGAACCCGCCCCGCTTCGCGCTGCTCGCCGCGCGCGGTTCCAGCGACCACGGCGCGCTTTACGCGAAGTACCTGATCGAGGTACTCCTCGGCCTGCCGGCCGGCCTGGTTTCGCCGTCCACCGCGACGCTCTACGGCGCCCGTCCCGATCTGCGGGACGTGCTGTTCATCACGGTCAGCCAGAGCGGCGGTTCGCCGGACCTGATCGAGGTCACCGAGACCGCCCGCCGCCAGGGCGCGCTGACCGTGTCGGTCACGAACACCCCGGACTCGCCGCTGAGCGCGGCCGCGGAGCTGGGCGTCGACATCGGCGCCGGCGTCGAGAAAGCAGTCGCGGCAACCAAGACGTACTCCGCCACGCTGATGGCGCTGTACCTGTTCATCGACGCCATCCGCGGCGGCAAGGGCGAGGACGCCGAGAACATCGGCGAACTGGCCCAGCAGACCCTCGACGGCGCGGTCGAAGGCGTACAGCGCGCGGTGGACCGCTATCGCTTTGTCGACCGCGTTCTCACCACTGGCCGCGGCTACTCCTACGCCACCGCACTCGAAGCGTCGCTGAAGCTGGCCGAGACGAGCTACCTCGCGGCTCGGGCGTACAGCGGCGCGGACCTGTTGCACGGCCCGGTCGCGGCGGTCAACGGCGAAACCGCCGTGCTCGCCGCCACCAGCGTCGGTCGCGGCGGCGAGGCGACTCGCGAGGTGCTGCAGGCCGTCACCGAGCGCGGCGCGGACGTGCTCGCGGTCGGTTCCGCCAGCGGCGAAATGCCCGCCGCGCTGCGCATCCCGGTCGCGCCGACCGCCGAAGAACTGGCCCCGGTCCTGGAAATCCTGCCGATCCAGCGGATCGCGCTGGGCCTGTCGCTCGCTCGCGGCGGCAACCCGGACAACCCGCGCGGCCTGCTGAAGGTGACCAAGACCCGGTGA
- a CDS encoding IS30 family transposase: MGTVEACRVVGVDRRTGHRWRHGRPSRAGRTAVRSPAPPSRPAPVADARPEAQSRFLTQQERLAIADLRRAGAGVRAIARELGRDPATISRELARNARPGSRGYRPYAAQARADARRKRPKTGKIAACPELRDLVQGMLRKKFSPEQISQRLRRDHPDRPELHVTPETVYQALYVQGRGELRRELHRALRTGRAVRKPRRTGEARRPRFAEPMVMISERPAEAADRAVPGHWEGDLIIGKDGASAIATLVERATRYTLLVPLPHGRGADAVRDALVTAMHTLPDHLTRSLTWDQGSEMGRHREFTIATGIPVYFCDPHSPWQRGSNENTNGLLRQYFPKGTDLSLHSPEHLAAVAAELNCRPRKTLGWDTPAERLATLLTETS, translated from the coding sequence GTGGGCACTGTCGAGGCGTGCCGGGTTGTCGGGGTCGACCGGCGGACCGGGCACCGGTGGCGGCACGGGCGGCCGAGCCGGGCGGGGCGGACGGCCGTGCGGTCGCCGGCCCCGCCCTCGCGTCCGGCCCCCGTCGCCGATGCCCGCCCCGAGGCGCAGTCGCGGTTCCTGACGCAGCAGGAACGGCTGGCGATCGCCGACCTGCGCCGGGCAGGGGCCGGGGTCCGCGCGATCGCCCGGGAACTGGGCCGCGATCCCGCCACGATCAGCCGCGAACTGGCCCGCAACGCCCGTCCCGGCAGCCGCGGCTACCGGCCCTACGCCGCCCAGGCCCGCGCCGACGCGCGCCGCAAACGGCCCAAGACCGGCAAGATCGCGGCCTGTCCCGAGCTGCGCGACCTCGTGCAGGGCATGCTGCGCAAGAAGTTCAGCCCGGAGCAGATCAGCCAGCGGCTGCGCCGCGACCACCCCGACCGCCCGGAGCTGCACGTGACCCCCGAAACCGTCTACCAGGCCCTCTACGTCCAAGGCCGCGGCGAACTGCGCCGCGAACTGCACCGCGCGCTGCGCACCGGCCGCGCCGTGCGCAAACCCCGCCGCACCGGCGAAGCCCGCCGGCCCCGCTTCGCCGAACCCATGGTCATGATCAGCGAACGCCCCGCCGAAGCCGCCGACCGCGCCGTCCCCGGCCACTGGGAAGGCGACCTGATCATCGGCAAGGACGGAGCCTCCGCCATCGCCACCCTGGTCGAACGCGCCACCCGCTACACGCTCCTGGTCCCCCTGCCCCACGGCCGCGGCGCCGACGCCGTCCGCGACGCCCTCGTCACCGCCATGCACACCCTGCCCGACCACCTGACACGGTCCCTGACCTGGGACCAAGGCTCGGAAATGGGCCGACACCGCGAATTCACCATCGCCACCGGCATCCCCGTCTACTTCTGCGACCCCCACAGCCCCTGGCAACGCGGCAGCAACGAAAACACCAACGGCCTGCTGCGCCAGTACTTCCCCAAAGGCACCGACCTCTCCCTCCACAGCCCCGAACACCTCGCCGCCGTCGCCGCAGAGCTCAACTGCCGCCCACGCAAAACGCTCGGCTGGGACACCCCAGCCGAACGCCTCGCTACACTCCTCACCGAAACCAGCTAA
- a CDS encoding threonine ammonia-lyase, translated as MDFVTISDIEAAAGRIKGSAVRTPLLRQLWAPGEFWVKPESLQPIGAFKIRGAYNAIAALSDTERERGVVAYSSGNHAQAVAYAAREFGIPAVIVVPDVTPRLKVEATLRWGAEVREVPIAERESAAHAIMAERGLTLIPPFDHPDVIAGQGTAGLEIAEDLADVDTVLVPVSGGGFASGVGTAIKAKCPNAKVYGVEPELAADTAASLRAGERVAWPVADRARTIADGLRAEPSELTFAHLQRVLDGMITVTEDEIRDTVRVLARQGRLVTEPSGATAPAAYLHHADELPGGRTVAIVSGGNIDPKMLAELLA; from the coding sequence ATGGACTTCGTGACGATCTCCGACATCGAGGCCGCCGCAGGGCGGATCAAGGGCTCCGCGGTGCGCACCCCGTTGCTGCGCCAGCTCTGGGCTCCGGGCGAATTCTGGGTGAAACCCGAGAGCCTGCAACCGATCGGCGCGTTCAAGATCCGCGGCGCGTACAACGCGATCGCGGCGCTCAGCGACACCGAGCGGGAACGCGGAGTAGTCGCGTACTCAAGTGGCAACCATGCGCAAGCGGTCGCTTACGCGGCCCGCGAATTCGGCATCCCGGCGGTCATCGTGGTGCCCGACGTCACGCCGCGGCTGAAGGTCGAAGCCACCCTCCGCTGGGGCGCGGAGGTGCGCGAGGTGCCGATCGCCGAACGCGAGTCGGCCGCGCACGCGATCATGGCGGAGCGCGGGCTCACCCTCATCCCGCCGTTCGACCATCCGGACGTGATCGCCGGACAGGGCACCGCCGGCCTGGAAATCGCCGAGGACCTGGCGGACGTCGACACGGTGCTGGTCCCGGTGAGCGGCGGCGGGTTCGCCTCCGGCGTCGGCACGGCGATCAAGGCGAAGTGCCCGAACGCGAAGGTCTACGGCGTCGAGCCGGAACTGGCCGCCGACACCGCGGCCAGCCTGCGCGCCGGCGAACGCGTCGCGTGGCCGGTGGCCGACCGCGCCCGCACGATCGCAGACGGGCTGCGCGCGGAGCCGTCCGAGCTGACCTTCGCGCACCTGCAACGCGTGCTCGACGGCATGATCACGGTGACCGAGGACGAGATCCGCGACACCGTGCGCGTGCTCGCCCGCCAAGGCCGGCTGGTGACCGAGCCGAGCGGGGCCACCGCCCCGGCCGCGTACCTGCACCACGCCGACGAGCTGCCCGGCGGCCGCACGGTGGCGATCGTCTCCGGCGGCAACATCGACCCGAAGATGCTCGCGGAACTGCTGGCCTGA